The following coding sequences lie in one Rutidosis leptorrhynchoides isolate AG116_Rl617_1_P2 chromosome 6, CSIRO_AGI_Rlap_v1, whole genome shotgun sequence genomic window:
- the LOC139855312 gene encoding uncharacterized protein, with amino-acid sequence MVTTYDKIYTVTSISHLIPVKLDLTKLNYTHWKKLFTTHCSGFDVLKFIQGTSTAEETNTAEWLKADAVVTTWIYNTISEPLLERLLNSEASTSHEAWVFLEKLFQDNKLAKTMELTAELRGLNIGNQTIEEYFRKIDRIATHLRNLGSTVERQRSSYVRGPWAKRQVSTCLPYHPASPTLS; translated from the coding sequence ATGGTTACTACCTACGACAAAATATACACAGTAACATCCATATCACACTTAATTCCTGTCAAGCTTGATTTAACAAAACTGAATTACACTCATTGGAAAAAATTGTTTACCACACATTGCTCGGGTTTCGACGTCCTAAAATTCATCCAAGGCACATCCACCGCTGAAGAAACTAACACTGCCGAATGGCTCAAAGCTGATGCTGTCGTCACTACTTGGATCTACAACACAATTTCTGAACCTTTACTTGAACGGTTACTCAATAGCGAAGCATCCACCTCACACGAAGCATGGGTATTTCTCGAAAAACTGTTTCAGGACAACAAGCTTGCAAAAACAATGGAATTAACCGCTGAATTACGCGGATTGAACATTGGTAATCAAACAATCGAAGAGTACTTCCGCAAAATTGACCGTATCGCTACTCACCTTCGCAATCTTGGCTCCACTGTCGAAAGACAACGATCTAGTTATGTACGCGGTCCATGGGCTAAACGACAAGTATCCACATGCCTCCCATATCATCCTGCTTCGCCAACCCTTTCCTGA
- the LOC139855922 gene encoding uncharacterized protein: MKYSFFPELSYCFGATPVVEPVVVDKPSRGKKRMRQGKRANPWKPMLTAIAEDGNVRRETGESRSGLRSDELKRLVRSKVAGKNRSDSYGSDDYRNSAYPMALPAFSPTPFVF, encoded by the exons ATGAAGTACTCTTTTTTTCCTGAACTTAGTTATTGTTTTGGTGCTACACCTGTGGTTGAGCCCGTTGTGGTCGACAAACCTAGTCGTGGTAAGAAACGTATGAGGCAAGGTAAACGAGCAAATCCTTGGAAGCCGATGCTGACTGCGATTGCGGAGGACGGGAATGTTCGAAGAGAGACTGGTGAATCAAGGAGTGGGTTAAGATCGGACGAATTAAAACGGTTGGTTAGAAGTAAAGTGGCTGGAAAAAATAGATCTGATTCTTATGGTTCAGATGATTACAG GAATTCAGCTTATCCGATGGCATTGCCTGCATTCTCTCCAACACCGTTCGTATTTTGA